Proteins encoded together in one Ipomoea triloba cultivar NCNSP0323 chromosome 4, ASM357664v1 window:
- the LOC116017307 gene encoding uncharacterized protein LOC116017307 isoform X2, with the protein MNLIKDEITSPLSAQLLEFSESELFPETIQNSEVGSSSNCCYEDNSSYSTNHLPLTPDMNTFNGGADTKDDVAAVSQPSNPADDHNNNNHMSIIFDAQEDIDNDFSASIDFGPNGGGAESFSLPPHFLHHQFDISSLDAAHQIPVATDADQHQQYPSDQQMVQLMGPPPPAAQPAQQPQPIVYDDECLSSVPSYLRLTSSSPSCSLLDPSLGSYLSPGSLNPALSADNSGVFTGAGFFLGADLPPQDLEFQGDNSRLFCPDSIPRVYNCASDQFQTLSSESQHLVSGAGSSTPLTSDITCLEDTTFKVGKLSVEERKEKIHRYLKKRNERNFSKKIKYACRKTLADSRPRVRGRFAKNDDFGDVTVARAAMGNHEDDTAVDEAARHNFLYDPNNYPPNAAAAALTHGGRIFNSNCLAAPPGAGPYDMCTTLFCADANMH; encoded by the exons ATGAATTTGATTAAG GATGAGATTACAAGCCCTTTGAGTGCACAACTGTTGGAGTTTAGCGAGTCAGAATTATTCCCCGAGACAATACAGAATTCCGAGGTGGGTTCGAGTTCGAATTGCTGCTACGAGGACAATTCCTCGTACTCCACGAATCATCTCCCGCTAACGCCAGACATGAATACTTTCAACGGCGGCGCGGACACCAAGGACGACGTCGCCGCCGTTAGCCAACCGTCGAACCCCGCCGACGACCACAACAACAATAATCACATGTCCATCATTTTCGACGCCCAAGAAGACATCGACAACGACTTCTCGGCTTCCATCGACTTCGGCCCAAACGGCGGCGGCGCCGAGAGCTTCTCTCTGCCGCCGCACTTCCTCCACCACCAATTCGACATCTCTTCCTTGGACGCCGCCCACCAGATCCCCGTCGCCACCGACGCCGACCAACACCAGCAGTACCCGTCGGACCAGCAAATGGTGCAGCTGATGGGGCCGCCGCCTCCGGCGGCTCAGCCGGCTCAGCAGCCGCAGCCGATCGTGTACGACGACGAATGCCTTTCGTCGGTTCCGTCTTACTTGCGCCTCACGTCTTCGTCGCCGTCTTGTTCGCTTCTCGATCCCTCTCTCGGAAGTTACCTCTCGCCGGGGAGCCTCAACCCCGCCTTGTCCGCAGACAATTCCGGCGTATTCACCGGCGCCGGCTTCTTTCTCGGCGCGGATTTGCCTCCCCAAGACCTGGAGTTTCAAGGGGATAATAGTAGACTTTTCTGCCCTGATAGCATTCCACGTGTCTACAACTGCGCTAGTGACCAGTTTCAG ACATTAAGCAGTGAGAGCCAACATTTGGTAAGTGGAGCTGGGAGTTCAACACCATTGACATCAGACATCACATGCTTGGAAGATACCACCTTCAAGGTAGGCAAGCTTTCTGTTGAAGAAAGGAAGGAGAAGATCCACAGATACTTGAAGAAGAGAAATGAGAGAAATTTCAGCAAGAAAATCAAG TATGCATGCAGAAAAACACTGGCGGATAGCAGGCCTCGGGTGAGGGGGAGATTTGCGAAGAATGATGATTTTGGGGACGTGACAGTAGCGAGGGCAGCCATGGGCAACCATGAAGACGACACGGCCGTGGACGAAGCCGCCAGGCATAATTTCCTCTACGACCCTAATAATTACCCCCCtaacgccgccgccgccgctctCACCCACGGCGGCCGGATTTTCAACTCCAATTGCCTCGCCGCCCCGCCCGGCGCCGGGCCGTACGACATGTGCACCACCTTGTTCTGCGCCGACGCCAACATGCACTGA
- the LOC116014721 gene encoding uncharacterized protein LOC116014721, which produces MERRTMDEDDQARECSFRFMNENFQSAEDNRLSKRSKHLVVLSPGAFRSFDQRRFLNNSHGLDNKLAKHIIRFEERYFLSCFEHLNARASSVASCNLSSEMGILSDRLGSRQVSNSRMSKKTDLVVEFPLAAAGGENVAPKSTENWILGAITGSKSMMNILKSPLLNKSGTLDYNVVNSGKIRSLDFKESTYSDGMSSPGGFSTSSSHSVLKLPSDTTVGFPGFGSKAVHRKHYSVSTTNSTCSDQSFSVASIITQGMLKITWKNGLPRLVLSNDVKSEVYVADLLKVNSAGDKRLDYVYTFRSRSASKIERDICVTQPDFVGKMTVSTSFTLSLNESEIMETVFVLYGSGDDCTDDDTQISSHVQRKNKKLPMKMADVLRSGQSYKQRKPSKFDGTNAILEESSWPPSLDTWNNRALGGANHTGNELITNFELAAIVVKTHLHNNSHKKAELGGWGLKFLKKTMVGQKNSRLETSIRPGNPCCSSIECSTSTDVIVPAGFHGGPRTRNGGPTSLLDRWASGGHCDCGGWDIGCPMTILNTRQNSSENLSQADDVSGDCKTINLFIQGSKQNVPAMKIANIRDDLFYIRFEPNLSTLQSFAIAVAIIHSHDPIFRSKLYRR; this is translated from the exons ATGGAGAGGAGAACCATGGATGAAGATGATCAAGCGAGAGAATGTTCGTTCCGGTTTATGAATGAGAATTTTCAATCAGCAGAAGACAATAGGTTGTCGAAAAGGTCGAAGCACCTAGTGGTATTGAGCCCAGGCGCTTTTAGAAGTTTTGATCAGAGGCGGTTCCTTAACAATTCGCATGGTTTAGATAATAAGCTTGCAAAGCATATAATAAGGTTTGAGGAAAGATACTTTTTAAGTTGCTTTGAGCATTTGAATGCTCGTGCATCTAGCGTAGCCTCATGCAATTTATCCTCGGAAATGGGAATTTTATCTGATAGATTGGGTTCAAGACAAGTTAGCAACAGCAGAATGAGCAAGAAGACTGATTTGGTCGTTGAATTTCCTCTGGCAGCCGCTGGGGGCGAGAATGTTGCCCCGAAGTCTACCGAGAATTGGATCCTCGGTGCAATAACGGGTAGCAAGAGTATGATGAACATTCTAAAGAGCCCTTTGCTTAACAAATCGGGCACCTTGGATTACAATGTTGTCAACTCTGGAAAGATAAGATCACTCGATTTTAAAGAGTCTACGTACTCGGATGGGATGAGTTCTCCTGGGGGCTTTAGTACTAGTTCATCACATTCAGTGCTGAAGCTCCCGAGTGACACAACTGTTGGATTTCCCGGATTTGGATCCAAGGCTGTACATAGAAAGCATTATTCTGTGTCAACTACAAACTCTACATGCTCGGATCAGTCTTTCTCCGTAGCTTCTATTATTACTCAAGGCATGCTAAAGATCACTTGGAAAAATGGTTTACCACGTCTCGTTCTTTCTAATGATGTTAAGAGCGAGGTATACGTAGCAGACTTGCTCAAGGTCAACTCAGCTGGCGATAAGCGTTTGGATTATGTGTACACATTTCGTTCAAGATCAGCTAGCAAAATAGAGCGGGATATATGTGTAACTCAACCGGATTTTGTTGGTAAAATGACAGTTTCTACGTCGTTCACCCTCTCTCTGAATGAATCCGAGATTATGGAGACCGTGTTTGTCCTGTATGGTTCCGGTGATGATTGTACAGATGATGATACACAAATATCGAGCCACGTTCAGagaaagaacaaaaaattaCCCATGAAAATGGCTGATGTTCTTAGGTCTGGTCAGTCATATAAGCAGAGAAAACCGTCAAAATTTGATGGAACAAATGCAATTCTTGAAGAAAGTTCTTGGCCCCCATCCTTAGATACCTGGAATAATCGCGCCTTAGGTGGTGCTAACCATACGGGAAATGAACTTATCACGAATTTTGAGTTGGCTGCTATAGTTGTCAAAACCCATCTCCATAATAACAGTCATAAGAAGGCAGAATTAGGCGGGTGGGGCTTGAAGTTTCTCAAAAAAACCATGGTCGGGCAGAAAAATTCACGTTTAGAGACCTCGATACGCCCTGGCAATCCTTGCTGTAGTAGCATTGAATGCTCAACAAGCACAGATGTTATAGTACCAGCTGGTTTTCACGGTGGGCCAAGAACCCGAAATGGCGGTCCTACTAGCCTCTTGGACAGGTGGGCTTCTGGAGGGCACTGCGATTGTGGAGGCTGGGATATCGGTTGCCCGATGACAATTCTCAACACTAGACAAAACAGTAGCGAGAATTTGTCCCAAGCTGATGATGTATCCGGGGATTGCAAAACCATCAATCTGTTTATACAG GGCTCCAAACAAAACGTACCAGCCATGAAAATTGCAAACATTCGTGATGATTTATTCTATATTCGCTTCGAACCAAACCTGTCAACTCTGCAGTCTTTTGCCATTGCTGTTGCCATTATTCATAGCCACGACCCTATCTTCCGATCCAAACTGTACAGAAGGTGA
- the LOC116017307 gene encoding uncharacterized protein LOC116017307 isoform X1: protein MPNLLADRSSNLFLILDEITSPLSAQLLEFSESELFPETIQNSEVGSSSNCCYEDNSSYSTNHLPLTPDMNTFNGGADTKDDVAAVSQPSNPADDHNNNNHMSIIFDAQEDIDNDFSASIDFGPNGGGAESFSLPPHFLHHQFDISSLDAAHQIPVATDADQHQQYPSDQQMVQLMGPPPPAAQPAQQPQPIVYDDECLSSVPSYLRLTSSSPSCSLLDPSLGSYLSPGSLNPALSADNSGVFTGAGFFLGADLPPQDLEFQGDNSRLFCPDSIPRVYNCASDQFQTLSSESQHLVSGAGSSTPLTSDITCLEDTTFKVGKLSVEERKEKIHRYLKKRNERNFSKKIKYACRKTLADSRPRVRGRFAKNDDFGDVTVARAAMGNHEDDTAVDEAARHNFLYDPNNYPPNAAAAALTHGGRIFNSNCLAAPPGAGPYDMCTTLFCADANMH from the exons ATGCCTAACCTACTAGCTGATCGATCCTCAAATCTTTTCCTAATCTTG GATGAGATTACAAGCCCTTTGAGTGCACAACTGTTGGAGTTTAGCGAGTCAGAATTATTCCCCGAGACAATACAGAATTCCGAGGTGGGTTCGAGTTCGAATTGCTGCTACGAGGACAATTCCTCGTACTCCACGAATCATCTCCCGCTAACGCCAGACATGAATACTTTCAACGGCGGCGCGGACACCAAGGACGACGTCGCCGCCGTTAGCCAACCGTCGAACCCCGCCGACGACCACAACAACAATAATCACATGTCCATCATTTTCGACGCCCAAGAAGACATCGACAACGACTTCTCGGCTTCCATCGACTTCGGCCCAAACGGCGGCGGCGCCGAGAGCTTCTCTCTGCCGCCGCACTTCCTCCACCACCAATTCGACATCTCTTCCTTGGACGCCGCCCACCAGATCCCCGTCGCCACCGACGCCGACCAACACCAGCAGTACCCGTCGGACCAGCAAATGGTGCAGCTGATGGGGCCGCCGCCTCCGGCGGCTCAGCCGGCTCAGCAGCCGCAGCCGATCGTGTACGACGACGAATGCCTTTCGTCGGTTCCGTCTTACTTGCGCCTCACGTCTTCGTCGCCGTCTTGTTCGCTTCTCGATCCCTCTCTCGGAAGTTACCTCTCGCCGGGGAGCCTCAACCCCGCCTTGTCCGCAGACAATTCCGGCGTATTCACCGGCGCCGGCTTCTTTCTCGGCGCGGATTTGCCTCCCCAAGACCTGGAGTTTCAAGGGGATAATAGTAGACTTTTCTGCCCTGATAGCATTCCACGTGTCTACAACTGCGCTAGTGACCAGTTTCAG ACATTAAGCAGTGAGAGCCAACATTTGGTAAGTGGAGCTGGGAGTTCAACACCATTGACATCAGACATCACATGCTTGGAAGATACCACCTTCAAGGTAGGCAAGCTTTCTGTTGAAGAAAGGAAGGAGAAGATCCACAGATACTTGAAGAAGAGAAATGAGAGAAATTTCAGCAAGAAAATCAAG TATGCATGCAGAAAAACACTGGCGGATAGCAGGCCTCGGGTGAGGGGGAGATTTGCGAAGAATGATGATTTTGGGGACGTGACAGTAGCGAGGGCAGCCATGGGCAACCATGAAGACGACACGGCCGTGGACGAAGCCGCCAGGCATAATTTCCTCTACGACCCTAATAATTACCCCCCtaacgccgccgccgccgctctCACCCACGGCGGCCGGATTTTCAACTCCAATTGCCTCGCCGCCCCGCCCGGCGCCGGGCCGTACGACATGTGCACCACCTTGTTCTGCGCCGACGCCAACATGCACTGA
- the LOC116017307 gene encoding uncharacterized protein LOC116017307 isoform X3, with amino-acid sequence MNILKDEITSPLSAQLLEFSESELFPETIQNSEVGSSSNCCYEDNSSYSTNHLPLTPDMNTFNGGADTKDDVAAVSQPSNPADDHNNNNHMSIIFDAQEDIDNDFSASIDFGPNGGGAESFSLPPHFLHHQFDISSLDAAHQIPVATDADQHQQYPSDQQMVQLMGPPPPAAQPAQQPQPIVYDDECLSSVPSYLRLTSSSPSCSLLDPSLGSYLSPGSLNPALSADNSGVFTGAGFFLGADLPPQDLEFQGDNSRLFCPDSIPRVYNCASDQFQTLSSESQHLVSGAGSSTPLTSDITCLEDTTFKVGKLSVEERKEKIHRYLKKRNERNFSKKIKYACRKTLADSRPRVRGRFAKNDDFGDVTVARAAMGNHEDDTAVDEAARHNFLYDPNNYPPNAAAAALTHGGRIFNSNCLAAPPGAGPYDMCTTLFCADANMH; translated from the exons ATGAACATTTTGAAG GATGAGATTACAAGCCCTTTGAGTGCACAACTGTTGGAGTTTAGCGAGTCAGAATTATTCCCCGAGACAATACAGAATTCCGAGGTGGGTTCGAGTTCGAATTGCTGCTACGAGGACAATTCCTCGTACTCCACGAATCATCTCCCGCTAACGCCAGACATGAATACTTTCAACGGCGGCGCGGACACCAAGGACGACGTCGCCGCCGTTAGCCAACCGTCGAACCCCGCCGACGACCACAACAACAATAATCACATGTCCATCATTTTCGACGCCCAAGAAGACATCGACAACGACTTCTCGGCTTCCATCGACTTCGGCCCAAACGGCGGCGGCGCCGAGAGCTTCTCTCTGCCGCCGCACTTCCTCCACCACCAATTCGACATCTCTTCCTTGGACGCCGCCCACCAGATCCCCGTCGCCACCGACGCCGACCAACACCAGCAGTACCCGTCGGACCAGCAAATGGTGCAGCTGATGGGGCCGCCGCCTCCGGCGGCTCAGCCGGCTCAGCAGCCGCAGCCGATCGTGTACGACGACGAATGCCTTTCGTCGGTTCCGTCTTACTTGCGCCTCACGTCTTCGTCGCCGTCTTGTTCGCTTCTCGATCCCTCTCTCGGAAGTTACCTCTCGCCGGGGAGCCTCAACCCCGCCTTGTCCGCAGACAATTCCGGCGTATTCACCGGCGCCGGCTTCTTTCTCGGCGCGGATTTGCCTCCCCAAGACCTGGAGTTTCAAGGGGATAATAGTAGACTTTTCTGCCCTGATAGCATTCCACGTGTCTACAACTGCGCTAGTGACCAGTTTCAG ACATTAAGCAGTGAGAGCCAACATTTGGTAAGTGGAGCTGGGAGTTCAACACCATTGACATCAGACATCACATGCTTGGAAGATACCACCTTCAAGGTAGGCAAGCTTTCTGTTGAAGAAAGGAAGGAGAAGATCCACAGATACTTGAAGAAGAGAAATGAGAGAAATTTCAGCAAGAAAATCAAG TATGCATGCAGAAAAACACTGGCGGATAGCAGGCCTCGGGTGAGGGGGAGATTTGCGAAGAATGATGATTTTGGGGACGTGACAGTAGCGAGGGCAGCCATGGGCAACCATGAAGACGACACGGCCGTGGACGAAGCCGCCAGGCATAATTTCCTCTACGACCCTAATAATTACCCCCCtaacgccgccgccgccgctctCACCCACGGCGGCCGGATTTTCAACTCCAATTGCCTCGCCGCCCCGCCCGGCGCCGGGCCGTACGACATGTGCACCACCTTGTTCTGCGCCGACGCCAACATGCACTGA
- the LOC116017307 gene encoding uncharacterized protein LOC116017307 isoform X4 produces MNTFNGGADTKDDVAAVSQPSNPADDHNNNNHMSIIFDAQEDIDNDFSASIDFGPNGGGAESFSLPPHFLHHQFDISSLDAAHQIPVATDADQHQQYPSDQQMVQLMGPPPPAAQPAQQPQPIVYDDECLSSVPSYLRLTSSSPSCSLLDPSLGSYLSPGSLNPALSADNSGVFTGAGFFLGADLPPQDLEFQGDNSRLFCPDSIPRVYNCASDQFQTLSSESQHLVSGAGSSTPLTSDITCLEDTTFKVGKLSVEERKEKIHRYLKKRNERNFSKKIKYACRKTLADSRPRVRGRFAKNDDFGDVTVARAAMGNHEDDTAVDEAARHNFLYDPNNYPPNAAAAALTHGGRIFNSNCLAAPPGAGPYDMCTTLFCADANMH; encoded by the exons ATGAATACTTTCAACGGCGGCGCGGACACCAAGGACGACGTCGCCGCCGTTAGCCAACCGTCGAACCCCGCCGACGACCACAACAACAATAATCACATGTCCATCATTTTCGACGCCCAAGAAGACATCGACAACGACTTCTCGGCTTCCATCGACTTCGGCCCAAACGGCGGCGGCGCCGAGAGCTTCTCTCTGCCGCCGCACTTCCTCCACCACCAATTCGACATCTCTTCCTTGGACGCCGCCCACCAGATCCCCGTCGCCACCGACGCCGACCAACACCAGCAGTACCCGTCGGACCAGCAAATGGTGCAGCTGATGGGGCCGCCGCCTCCGGCGGCTCAGCCGGCTCAGCAGCCGCAGCCGATCGTGTACGACGACGAATGCCTTTCGTCGGTTCCGTCTTACTTGCGCCTCACGTCTTCGTCGCCGTCTTGTTCGCTTCTCGATCCCTCTCTCGGAAGTTACCTCTCGCCGGGGAGCCTCAACCCCGCCTTGTCCGCAGACAATTCCGGCGTATTCACCGGCGCCGGCTTCTTTCTCGGCGCGGATTTGCCTCCCCAAGACCTGGAGTTTCAAGGGGATAATAGTAGACTTTTCTGCCCTGATAGCATTCCACGTGTCTACAACTGCGCTAGTGACCAGTTTCAG ACATTAAGCAGTGAGAGCCAACATTTGGTAAGTGGAGCTGGGAGTTCAACACCATTGACATCAGACATCACATGCTTGGAAGATACCACCTTCAAGGTAGGCAAGCTTTCTGTTGAAGAAAGGAAGGAGAAGATCCACAGATACTTGAAGAAGAGAAATGAGAGAAATTTCAGCAAGAAAATCAAG TATGCATGCAGAAAAACACTGGCGGATAGCAGGCCTCGGGTGAGGGGGAGATTTGCGAAGAATGATGATTTTGGGGACGTGACAGTAGCGAGGGCAGCCATGGGCAACCATGAAGACGACACGGCCGTGGACGAAGCCGCCAGGCATAATTTCCTCTACGACCCTAATAATTACCCCCCtaacgccgccgccgccgctctCACCCACGGCGGCCGGATTTTCAACTCCAATTGCCTCGCCGCCCCGCCCGGCGCCGGGCCGTACGACATGTGCACCACCTTGTTCTGCGCCGACGCCAACATGCACTGA